A window of the Penaeus vannamei isolate JL-2024 chromosome 19, ASM4276789v1, whole genome shotgun sequence genome harbors these coding sequences:
- the LOC138864935 gene encoding collagen alpha-1(III) chain-like, which translates to MFSYCSSARDIAGSDTDCYRTPLRFPENLWAKVRRRRGWQRGSHSRRSRESRVQLTSESDTNNPSTIHLFIQNYAIFRRRSWAPQQETQLGTPAGDAAGHPSKRRNWAPQQETQLGTPAGDAAGHPSKRRSWETQLGTPARDAAGHPSKKRSWAPQQETQLGTPAGDAAGHPRDAAGHPGRRRSWAPRQETQLGTLARDSAGHTGRRRSWAPRQEAQLGTPAGDAAGHPGQETQPGQPRQETQLGTPARETQLGTLGRRRQLGTPSGGAAGHPGRRRSWAPRQEAQLGDAAGHPGKRRSWAPRQETQLGTLARDSAGHTGRRRSWAPRQEAQLGTPAGDAAGRRSWAPRQETQLGTPAGGAAGHPGQEDAAAAPRQETQLGTPAGDAAGHPGRRRSLGTPAGDASWAPHGRRRSWAPQQETAAAGHPGRRRSWAPQQETQLGGAAGHPGRRRSWAPRQETQLGTPRQETAAGHPGRRRKLGTPAGDAAGHPGKRRSWAPRQETQLGTPGRRRRSWAPRQEDAAGHPGKRRSWGDPGRRRSCGTPGKRRSWAPPPARDAAGHPGRRTQLGTPARDAAGHPNRETLAGDPGRRRSWAPRQETQLGTPPGKRLAAGHPGRRRSWALPAGDAAGHPSRRRSWAPRQEAQLGARQETQLGTPAGDAAGHPGRRRWRAPRQETQLGTPAGDAQPGRAAAGHPGREAQLGTPAGAQQLGHPAGGLAWAPAGDAAGHPGKDAMGAGRRSWHPAGGAAGHPGRRRSWAPRQETQLGTPAGDAAAGTPGRPWLGTPARRNWAPRGRRRSWCPGQGRGLGAGEQLGAPAGAAGYPRQEAHRLGAWQRRSWAPRQETQQLGTPAGETQLGTPAGGAAGHPGKRRSRAQLGTPAGGGLGAWQETQLGTGRDTAGHPAGAATAPAGGAAGHPGRERRLGTPAGRRSWAPRQEAQLGTPARRRSWAPLAGGAAGHPGRRPPWAPAGQLGTQQGAAGHPSRAAGLHPGRAQLGTPWRRSWCPGRGLAWSTPAEQLGTPAGDAAGHRQGASSRRRQETQLGTPAGDAAGHPGKRRSWAPQAGDGWAPRQNSWAPRQETQLGAQQETQPGTLLAGDAAGHPGRRAAQLGHPWQGAAGHPAGRHQLGTGRGAAGRPAGDAAGRGRGDTGWAPSRALALGHPAWETGWARQETQLGTPAGGWPGTSQRRHG; encoded by the exons gagacgcagctgggcaccccagcaagagacgcagctgggcaccccggcaggagacgcagctgggcaccccagcAAGAGACGCAACTGGGCACCCcagcaggagacgcagctgggcaccccggcaggagacgcagctgggcaccccagcaagagacgcagctgg gagacgcagctgggcaccccagcaagagacgcagctgggcaccccagcAAGaaacgcagctgggcaccccagcaagagacgcagctgggcaccccggcaggagacgcagctgggcacccca gagacgcagctgggcaccccggcaggagacgcagctgggcaccccggcaggagacgcagctgggcaccctgGCAAGAGACTCAGCTGGGCACaccggcaggagacgcagctgggcaccccggcaggaggcgcagctgggcaccccggcaggagacgcagctgggcaccccgggcAGGAGACGCAGCCTGGGCaaccccggcaggagacgcagctgggcaccccggcaagaGAGACTCAGCTGGGCACACTCGGCAGGAGACGGCAGCTGGGCACCCCGTCAGGaggcgcagctgggcaccccggcaggagacgcagctgggcaccccggcaggaggcgcagctgg gagacgcagctgggcaccccggcaagagacgcagctgggcaccccggcaggagacgcagctgggcaccctgGCAAGAGACTCAGCTGGGCACaccggcaggagacgcagctgggcaccccggcaggaggcgcagctgggcaccccggcaggagacgcagctgg gaggcgcagctgggcaccccggcaggagacgcagctgggcaccccggcaggaggcgcagctgggcaccccgggcAGGAGGACGCAGCTgcggcaccccggcaggagacgcagctgggcaccccggcaggagacgcagctgggcaccccggcaggagacgcagcctgggcaccccggcaggagacgccAGCTGGGCACCCCacggcaggagacgcagctgggcaccccagcAAGAGACGGcagcagctgggcaccccggcaggagacgcagctgggcaccccagcaagagacgcagctgg gaggcgcagctgggcaccccggcaggagacgcagctgggcaccccggcaggagacgcagctgggcaccccccGGCAGGAGAcggcagctgggcaccccggcaggagacgcaagctgggcaccccggcaggagacgcagctgggcaccccggcaagagacgcagctgggcaccccggcaggagacgcagctgggcacccccgGCAGGAGacgacgcagctgggcaccccggcaggaggacgcagctgggcaccccggcaagaGACGCAGCTGGGGCGACCCCGGCAGGAGGCGCAGCTGTGGCACCCCTGGcaagagacgcagctgggcaccccccCCGGcaagagacgcagctgggcaccccggcaggaggacgcagctgggcaccccggcaagagacgcagctgggcaccccaaCAGGGAGACACTGGCTGGCGACCCCGGCAGGaggcgcagctgggcaccccggcaagagacgcagctgggcaccccccCCGGCAAGAGACttgcagctgggcaccccggcaggagacgcagctgggcactcccggcaggagacgcagctgggcaccccagcaggagacgcagctgggcaccccggcaagaGGCGCAGCTGGGCGCacggcaggagacgcagctgggcaccccggcaggagacgcagctgggcaccccggcaggagacgctGGCGGGCgccccggcaggagacgcagctgggcaccccggcaggagacgcacagcctgg gagagccgcagctgggcaccccggcagagaggcgcagctgggcaccccggcaggagcgCAGCAGCTCGGGCACCCGGCAGGAGGCCTGGCCTGGGCaccggcaggagacgcagctgggcaccccggcaaggACGCCATGGGCGCCGGCAGGCGCAGCTGGCACCCGGCAGGaggcgcagctgggcaccccggcaggagacgcagctgggcaccccggcaggagacgcagctgggcaccccggcaggagacgcagctgcgGGCACCCCTGGCAGGCCTTggctgggcaccccggcaagaCGCAACTGGGCACCCCGCGGCAGGAGGCGCAGCTGGTGCCCCGGCCAGGGCCGCGGCCTGGGCGCCGGCGAACAGCTGGGCGCCCCAGCAGGCGCAGCTGGGTACCCACGGCAGGAGGCGCACCGGCTGGGCGCCTGgcagagacgcagctgggcaccccggcaagaGACGcagcagctgggcaccccggcaggagagacgcagctgggcaccccggcaggaggcgcagctgggcaccccggcaagaGACGCAGCCgggcgcagctgggcaccccagcCGGAGGTGGCCTGGGCGCCtggcaggagacgcagctgggcaccggCAGGGACACGGCTGGGCACCCGGCAGGGGCCGCAACAGCACCGGCAGGaggcgcagctgggcaccccggcagggaACGCAGGCTGGGCACCCCCGCCGGGaggcgcagctgggcaccccggcaggaggcgcagctgggcaccccggccaggagacgcagctgggcacccctgGCAGGaggcgcagctgggcaccccggcaggaggcCGCCGTGGGCACCGGCAGGGCAGCTGGGCACCCAGCAgggcgcagctgggcaccccagcAGGGCGGCTGGGCTGCACCCCGGCAgggcgcagctgggcacccctTGGAGGCGCAGCTGGTGCCCAGGCAGGGGCCTGGCCTGGAGCACCCCGGCAGaacagctgggcaccccggcaggagacgcagctgggcaccggCAGGGCGCCAGCTCAAGGCgccggcaggagacgcagctgggcaccccggcaggagacgcagctgggcaccccggcaagagacgcagctgggcaccccaggCAGGAGAcggctgggcaccccggcagaacagctgggcaccccggcaggagacgcagctgggcgcCCAGCAGGAGACGCAGCCGGGCACCCTACtggcaggagacgcagctgggcaccccggcaggagagcTGCGCAGCTGGGGCACCCCTGGCAGGGCGCGGCTGGGCACCCGGCAGGGAGACACCAGCTGGGCACCGGCAGGGGCGCAGCTGGGCgcccggcaggagacgcagctgggcgcGGCAGAGGAGACACTGGCTGGGCACCCAGCCGAGCACTGGCTCTTGGGCACCCAGCTTGGGAGACTGGCTGGGCgcggcaggagacgcagctgggcaccccagcAGGAGGCTGGCCAGGCACCAGCCAGAGAAGACACGGCTGA